In the genome of Paenibacillus sp. GP183, the window GCCGGCCGGGGGCACGGGACTTCACCCGTCCAGCCCGCAAAGCTCAGGCCGGGCGCTGATCCAGCACGGCGAACCGATTCTCGTCGATATCGGCTGCACGCTCGACGGCTATTTGATCGATCAGACGCGTACGCTCGTGATCGGCGATCTGGACCCGGAGCTGCAGCGCGCTTACGAGGTGGCGGAGCAGGTGCTCCGCGCAACCGAGGCCAGGCTGCAGCCGGGCACAATCAGTGAGCATCTGTATCTGCTCGCTCTGGATCAAGTGAAGGAAGCGGGGCTCAGCGACCACTTCATGGGTTACGGCGAGGACCAAGTGAAATTCCTTGGTCACGGCATCGGGCTCGAAATCGACGAGCTGCCCGTTCTCGCCAAGGGGTTCAAAACCCCGCTGGCGCCGGGCATGGTCATCGCCATCGAGCCCAAGTTTACCTTTCCGGGCCGAGGCGTCGTCGGCATCGAGAACACCTATCTCATCACCGAACAGGGTTATGAGAATCTTTCGATTTCCCGAGAAGGAATCATACGCATTTTTGAGTGAATTCCTTAATGACTTGATCTTCCCAGCCCTACTAAGTCTTAAATCTTCTCAATAACCTTATCAATCAATCCATAAGACTGCGCATCCTCAGCGGACAAGAAATAGTCGCGGTCCGTATCGCGTTCTACCTTTTCCATAGGCTGCTTGGTCGTATCGGAAATAATTTGATTCAACACACGCCTTGTCTTCAAAATATGATTTGCGCGAATACTGATATCGCTGGCTTGTCCCTGAGCTCCGCCCCATGGCTGATGGATCATCACTTCAGCGTTGGGCAAAGCAAATCTTTTGCCGGGAGCTCCGGCTGTCAGGAGAATCGCGCCCATCGAAGCGGCCATTCCTACACAAATGGTGGATACATCAGGTTTGATGAAACGCATCGTATCATAGATAGCTAGCCCCGCCGTTGTGCTTCCCCCAGGTGAATTCACATATAAACTGATGTCCTTCTCCGGATCCTCAGCCGACAAAAACAGCAGCTGAGCAATTACTGCATTCGCTATCTGATCATTAATTTCGGTTCCCACAAATACAATCCGATCTTTTAGCAGTCTGGAATAAATATCATAAGAACGCTCTCCACGAGAGCTTTGTTCTACAACCATAGGTATAAAACTCATTGAACTCATCCTCTCTTTGTAAACCTTGAAATTAACCTCTAACCAGCCAGCTTTAAGCAGCCAAACCTTGTACAGAATTACTTTCATGAATGCTTTTTCCAAACCCGGAGGAAATCATGATTAGCTTTACAGATTGTTCGGCAGGTGCCGGAAAAAGCTCCCAACGGGTGATCGTTGCTTCTGATTCGCCAGTATTCAGCAATTGTCGATAAGCATCCATATCCACAACCTTGTCAGCAGCAGCTTTTTGCGGTATGCGGCTCTGTTCCCAAACCAATATAGGATTTTCTTGGACTTCCCTTTTTGAACCTTCATCAGCCTTATTCATTTCCTCATTCATCTGCATTTCCTCCTTGTGCTGGCTTTGGATATACGGCAAGCAATACATTGTAATCTACGCTGCAGTCCTTTTTGCCATGATAACGATCCACTAATTGCTGTACGAGAGCCACATACTCCTCTACAAAAGCATTCCTTTCTTCCTGATCGGAGAGCTGAACCCGCAATTGCAGGGCTGCACTGGGTATTGTCTCGTTTTCATCGGATTGCTCCATAAGCAGTAGCGCATCCCTTTTAATTCGCTCGGAAGTGTCAATCAAATGAGCGAGTGCGCTTTGATCCTTAAGCTTTTGCATCGTCTCCGGTTTCATGCTAAGGGATTCTGCGAGAACGAAGCTCTTGGCGATAGATCTGTACAGCAGCTCAACCAAATTGCGTACTTGCCTGGAACCGACTCGTTCGACCAAACCTGCTTTTTCCAGTGCTTTCAAATGATAATTCACCCGTTGCGGCTGTTCGCCAAGCTGACGGGCCACTTCTGCGGCGGATGCCGGCTCCATCAAACGGGCGACAATTTCACCCCGTAAAGGATTGAGCAGAGCCATAGCCTGTTCCGGTGTCTCGACCACATAGCTATTTGGAAGTTCGCTCAACAAGGCCATATCACACCTTTAATAATATTATATTACGTAAAAACATTTTATTACGTGGGATTGTGTTTGTCAAATATTTTTGTTGTTGGTTGTTGTCGGCTGACAAATATGTTTTGAAGTAGACAAATATGTTTTGAAGTGCCAAACATTGTTTTGAAGTGCCAAATAAAGTTTTGAAGTACGGGTTTATACGCTAAATTTAATGGAGAAAATAAGTAGTAACCATTCAGACGTAGCAGACAATAGTTGCTTCAACATGCGCCCTTACCACATGGTATGGGCGATTATCATTTTATGGACGGTGATTCTCTTGAATAGAGGTAATGCAGTCAGAAAATATCAAGAAAATAAAAAGAAAGATGGACGTGGACAAGGGTACGGTGCCGAGTACAAGCCGTTTATACAAGCTAGTGATAATAAAACTCCTTCCGATGGTTATCTAACTCGGGATCTAGGATGGAAAACAGGAAGAATTCATCATACCTTGTCAAAGGTCGAGTACCGATATTTAATGCTTCTGAATTGGATGGATAATGTCGTGGATATAAGAGAGCAGTACCCTCTTGAAATAGAGCGGACGTTAGAAATATCAAAACAGTTGAATATACCTCATGCACATATTGATAACGTGCCAGTATATCCTACTACAGATCTATTGGATCAGACAAAGGAGTAATCGATTCTGTACGAACTGTAAAGGAAGTTAGCGATCTGAGTACAAGAACTCTTGAGTTATTTGAGATTGAAAAACACTATTTTCTTGAGCAGGGGATCGATTGGGGGATAATCATTAATTCACAATTGCCAGTGAACATGGTACGAAATATTGAATGGATGTTCGAAGGGAGATTTTTGGATAGTGACCTGGTCTGGACGGTGATTTGGTAGAGTACATTCAGCTGCCTTTCATAAAACTCTTAATAGAAGATGGCGCTTTAACTCCAATTCAGAAATTATGTTTGCAAGCGGATAATAAATTCGGTCTGGAACAGGGCTCAAGCATGTTTTTATTGAAACATCTGTTAGCCAATAAGATTATCCACACCGATATGAATAGATTCATTAGAAATTCATCACCATTGTTGATAAGTAAGGAGATGATTAGATGATATACGAAAATTCAATTATACAACTTCTTCATAGTGATAATAAACAAAATCGTTTGATTCGAGTCTGCTGGATCTCAAACGATCTTCAGAATCTTATAGTGATTGATATTACAGATTTCAAAAACGTGGACTTCCCATATTTCGTAAAAATGGAGGACCTGTTAAATGATTTTGAGGAATCGAGGGCTAAAAAAATAGATTTCGAACCGGATTTACATATAATAAATCCTTCGGAAGAGTACCTAATGAAATATGCCGATAAATTGAATATGAAGTGGAAACTGATTGAGGAATTAGTGTCTACCGAACCCGCCATATACATCCCAGAGGAGCGGTGGAAACTTCTTGAAGAGTTGACCGCAAAAACTGGTGTTCAAGCCAATGTAATTTATGATCTGCTTAAGCGTTACTGGTTTTATGGGAAGACAATAAACGGGTTACTTCCTAATTACTTTGATTGTGGAGCGAAAGGTGAGTCAAGGCATATATTCCGTTTGTGTCTCCTTTTTTGGAGAAATCAACATGGGGAAACTTATTTGATGATGTATATAAATTTCATAGTATCGATAGAATTTTCGATCAGCAAATTAAATATTGTCCTCAATGTATGTGGGATGATTATAACCAAGAAGGAAATTGCTATGTTCATCGTGAACACCAATTTGGCTTTATGAATTTTTGTGTAAAGCATAAAATTAATTTAGTAAAAGAGTGCCCTGAATGTAAGGAACTCTATGCAGATATAAAAGGACAATATCTATCTTTGTTGCCTATATGCAAAAATAATCATATTGTTCAAGTACCTGAATCGGAATGTTATGATTCGTTCTTGATGGAAATCATAGATGATTTCAAAATATTAATTAAGCATTATGGAAAACTTGATGCTGATCTATTCATGGACAAGTTAATAATTGCTCTGGGAAACAGAGGGTACATACATTATAAAGGTGCGATTGATAAAATTAGGGTAATAGAAGATCTGTTTACTTTTTTTGATGTAAGCAATCTTGAAAAAATTGGAGTTTATAAAGAAAATCTTGTTAAACATTTTAAAATAACAAAGTTATTTACTAGGGAAAATATGGTTATGGTAATCTTGAGAATTTCATACTTAGTAATGAAACTTATTCATTAGACCTTCCATTTGGTTGTGGACCCTGGCCTTGCTTAAATAAAAATAATATATGTCCATTTAGTAGTGAGTTTGTTATTAAACATTGTAACAGAGCATACAAACAAATCATCTCGGCTTCATTTTCCTGTCCACATTGCGGGTTTACCTATATTAAACGCTACTATCCTAAAGATATTGAAAATAAGAGTAGATATTTCATCGCTGATCACGGTGAGTTGTGGAGAGAAAAAGTTAATGGTTTACTTAGAGAAAATAAATCTATTCTATTTATTTCTAAGTTTGTGGGTTCCGATATGGAAACAATTAATAAATTTAGGGATAATATTAATTATCAAGATGAAAAAGGTCTTGCTGGCAGACCTGGACATGCATTAAATGACCTTAAGAAAGAGTTAGTAGATTTATTGCAAAGTCAATTAAAAGGAAAAAATAGAAAGCAGATTAAAATTTTTTTTGGATTTTCAAAATACGATAAGCTTATGAAGCATGAGAGAGTGTGGATGGAGGAAATGTTGCCACCAAGAAAAATTAACTTAATAAAAAAAATCAATTATAAAGAGCATGATGAAGAAACTTATCCACTTATTGAACAAGTGGCGAAGCAAATATATTTGGAAAATCCTCCAGTAAGAATTACAAAAACTATGATTTTGAAAAGGGTATCGTCTTTTGAATTGGCAAGATTGAATGGAAGGAATAAACATAAATTCGTCAGAATAAATCAAACTCTTGAAGTTTATTCAGAGAAAATAGATGATTTCTTAATAAGGATTTTCCCCATAGTAATCAATCGATTTGAACAAAGCGAGAAATATAAGACTTTGAATTGGGGATTAATAATTCATAAATTACATAGTGGTTACAAAGGAGCATCACCCAAAACTAAAGAATGGGTTATCGGTAAAATTGAAGAATATAATTCTTGTACTAAAAGGATGTGAAGTAGACAAATTTATTAATGAATTTTATTTACAATGACGCAGGGTTTGTTCAGCACCCTCAATAGCGATATCCACCCAATAAAGGTTGCACGGATTTGAAAATAAATGATCGCTATCTAAAGGTGTCTATTGGTGAAAAGAAAGGTGGTCTAGACCCCTTTACTGTCGGCTCCACAAGAAGGCAAGTTGAAAGGCTGCTAAGTCATAACGATCGGCAACCTTATTTTTCAAACTTCCTTTTTGTACCAATTATCCGCCTGCATTCCGCAATGGAGTAACAAGAGACTTTTTATTGCTCCTGCTTGGGAGATTTGGAGTTTAGGTAGTACTCTATGCCGTCCAGAATTCGCTCCAGTCCGAAATCGAAGTCGTTTAAGACGGTGTGATCTTCTTCGTTCTCACCTGTATAGGCACCAGACATTACAACCGGATGCAAATTCGGAAAACGTTCTGGTGTGACCAGTTGCTTCAACGCGGCACTGTAATCTAGCCCGCTGAAAGCGCCTGGACTTGCACCCGCCCGAAGGGCACTTTCAATGTCACGAACCAACATACCGCTCGCACGAGCATAACTGCTCAAAAGAAGAATAACGGACATTTTTTCATTGTTGTTCAGACGGAGTCCGTCCATAGCGCCCAGCGCCCAATCCACGACTCGGAGGTTGTTTGGGGTAATGGGGACGCCTGAAATCGGAATATCTCCGAACCAGGAATGCTCCCGGTAGACAGCCATGATTGCCGGAACAAATTTCTGCAGGCTTTCACGCCAGTGTTCCCCTTCCATCCTCTCGGGAAGAACTCTGTCGCATGCGGCCTCCTGCATGAGCAATAACAAGTCGTCCTTGCTTGGAATGTACCTGTAGAGGGACATCGTAGTAAAGCCCAGGGAAGCCGCTACCCGATTCATGGAAACGGAGGACAGCCCCTCTTTGTCAGCGATTGAAACCGCAGCATCCACGATTTGTTTAATGCTCATCTCACGCTTCGGTCCCCGCTGAGGTTGTTTGACGAGCCCCCAGCTGAGCGCCACTCCGCGCGGCAATTTTCCCTCAATTTCGCAATTCATTGTGAAGACCCTCCTGAGTGTCAATATGTCTCTTAATCGCATTCAAAATTAATCCTTGCACAATAACTGTATACATAATATACTGTGTATGCAATATACTGTTTATTATATAAGCAGAAAGGAAGTCGGAAAATATGAGTGCAGCGATTGAAATGAAAAGTCTACGCAAAGCCTTCGGAGATCATGTAGTGCTGGACAGTATCGATCTGTCGGTTCCATCAGGAGTGATTTTTGCGCTTCTGGGTCCGAACGGGGCCGGGAAGACGACGCTGATCCACATCCTTTCCACGCTGGTCACTCCGGATGAGGGAACCGTGCACGTAGCAGGACATGATATCATCACCGATAAGGAAGGGGTGAAGCGATCCATCAGCCTAACCGGCCAGTTCGCAGCCGTCGACGAGGTGTTAACCGCGGATGAGAACCTGCGCATGATGGGTAGGCTCTCTGGCCTTACAACAGCGGAAGCTCGCATAAGAGCGACCGAGTTGCTGGAGAGCTTCGATCTTACGGCAGCAGCGCACAAACGGGTAAAGACATATTCAGGAGGGATGCGTCGCCGGCTGGATCTGGCGTTAAGCCTGGTGGTTAGTCGACCGATCCTGTTTCTAGACGAACCGACAATGGGTCTAGACACCCAGAGCAGGCGGGAGCTTTGGAAGAATATCAGACAGCTTGCTGCGCAGGGCGTAACTGTTTTTCTAACCACGCAATACCTCGAGGAAGCAGATCAATTGGCGGATGTCATTGCCGTCATTGCCGGAGGCCGCGTCGTGGCGCAAGGAACCACGGATCAGCTCAAATCTCGCATCGGCGGCGAGGTAGTCGAGCTGAGGGACGAGAATGACGAAATCATCCGTGAAATACCGACAGGCGGCAGCATCGGTGAAGTCAAAATGACCATCGATGAGTTGGCCCGTACAGCGCCAGATGGATCGCGCGTGAACATTCGCAGACCGAGCATGGACGATGTATTTATCGCTTTGACCACCAAACAAATGGAGGGGTCCATCATATGATCAATTTCATCAATCCGTCCAAATCGGCAGCTATCGGAACCACCATTGCCGTCTTCATTGGACGGAGCATCCGACACAGCCTGCGCAACACAGAGGCGTTGGTAATGGCAATCGCGCTTCCGATTATGCTAATGCTGCTGTTCACCTACGTGTTTGGAGGTGCGATCGATCACAGTGGGCAATACGTTAACTACGTTGTACCGGGCATTATCCTGCTTTGCGCAGGATTCGGATCCTCAAGCACTGCGGTGGACGTGGCTGGAGACATGACAAACGGCATTATCAACCGATTTCGAACAATGCCAATACGCAGCATGAATGTTATTGTAGGGCATGTCATCGCGAGTCTTGCTCGCAACTTAGTGGCAACTGCCATCGTCATTGGCGTCGCGTTGCTAGTTGGGTTCCGCACATCAGCAGGAATTGTGGAATGGCTCGGCGCATTCGGTGTAATAACCCTGTTCATTCTCGCATTTACCTGGCTCTACGCTGCCATCGGCCTTGTCGCCGGCAGTCCATCTGCCGCGAGTGGTTACGGTTTCGCTCTACTTTTTCTCCCCTACCTCTCCAGTGCATTCGTCCCGACAGAAACCATGCCAACTTGGCTGCGAGGGATAGCTGACAATCAACCCATTACGCCTGTTATCGAAACGATCCGTCGCCTGCTCACCGGAGCCCCAATCCAAGAGGTTGCATGGTGGGCCGTTGGATGGTGCGTGTTCATTCTTCTCGGATCTTACGGTTGGGCCTGGTGGACGTTTGATCGGAAGGCAGGACGGCTGTAGCAGAATCGCTATAAGTTATCGAATGAAAAGGTACCTTCGGGTTAAGCTAACGAAAAACGCGTAGCAAAGCCCATCATACTTAACAATGGAAAATACAGTATATGGTATAATGTTTTGGTCAATATACAGTTTTATAGACAAGATATGGGGGAATCAAATGGAATGTCCATTCTGCTATCCAAAATTAGATGAAGATGAAAGTATCGTTTATAGTAACGAATATTGTTTATTTTTGCAAAAACCTCAACCAGTATTAGTAGGATCAGGTTTAATAATACCTAAGGCTCATAGGGAAACAGTGTTTGA includes:
- a CDS encoding helix-turn-helix domain-containing protein, giving the protein MALLNPLRGEIVARLMEPASAAEVARQLGEQPQRVNYHLKALEKAGLVERVGSRQVRNLVELLYRSIAKSFVLAESLSMKPETMQKLKDQSALAHLIDTSERIKRDALLLMEQSDENETIPSAALQLRVQLSDQEERNAFVEEYVALVQQLVDRYHGKKDCSVDYNVLLAVYPKPAQGGNADE
- the clpP gene encoding ATP-dependent Clp endopeptidase proteolytic subunit ClpP is translated as MSFIPMVVEQSSRGERSYDIYSRLLKDRIVFVGTEINDQIANAVIAQLLFLSAEDPEKDISLYVNSPGGSTTAGLAIYDTMRFIKPDVSTICVGMAASMGAILLTAGAPGKRFALPNAEVMIHQPWGGAQGQASDISIRANHILKTRRVLNQIISDTTKQPMEKVERDTDRDYFLSAEDAQSYGLIDKVIEKI
- a CDS encoding ABC transporter permease, coding for MINFINPSKSAAIGTTIAVFIGRSIRHSLRNTEALVMAIALPIMLMLLFTYVFGGAIDHSGQYVNYVVPGIILLCAGFGSSSTAVDVAGDMTNGIINRFRTMPIRSMNVIVGHVIASLARNLVATAIVIGVALLVGFRTSAGIVEWLGAFGVITLFILAFTWLYAAIGLVAGSPSAASGYGFALLFLPYLSSAFVPTETMPTWLRGIADNQPITPVIETIRRLLTGAPIQEVAWWAVGWCVFILLGSYGWAWWTFDRKAGRL
- a CDS encoding ATP-binding cassette domain-containing protein; translation: MSAAIEMKSLRKAFGDHVVLDSIDLSVPSGVIFALLGPNGAGKTTLIHILSTLVTPDEGTVHVAGHDIITDKEGVKRSISLTGQFAAVDEVLTADENLRMMGRLSGLTTAEARIRATELLESFDLTAAAHKRVKTYSGGMRRRLDLALSLVVSRPILFLDEPTMGLDTQSRRELWKNIRQLAAQGVTVFLTTQYLEEADQLADVIAVIAGGRVVAQGTTDQLKSRIGGEVVELRDENDEIIREIPTGGSIGEVKMTIDELARTAPDGSRVNIRRPSMDDVFIALTTKQMEGSII
- a CDS encoding TnsA endonuclease N-terminal domain-containing protein; translation: MVWAIIILWTVILLNRGNAVRKYQENKKKDGRGQGYGAEYKPFIQASDNKTPSDGYLTRDLGWKTGRIHHTLSKVEYRYLMLLNWMDNVVDIREQYPLEIERTLEISKQLNIPHAHIDNVPVYPTTDLLDQTKE
- a CDS encoding TnsA endonuclease C-terminal domain-containing protein, whose amino-acid sequence is MQADNKFGLEQGSSMFLLKHLLANKIIHTDMNRFIRNSSPLLISKEMIR
- a CDS encoding TnsD family Tn7-like transposition protein, with protein sequence MLSNETYSLDLPFGCGPWPCLNKNNICPFSSEFVIKHCNRAYKQIISASFSCPHCGFTYIKRYYPKDIENKSRYFIADHGELWREKVNGLLRENKSILFISKFVGSDMETINKFRDNINYQDEKGLAGRPGHALNDLKKELVDLLQSQLKGKNRKQIKIFFGFSKYDKLMKHERVWMEEMLPPRKINLIKKINYKEHDEETYPLIEQVAKQIYLENPPVRITKTMILKRVSSFELARLNGRNKHKFVRINQTLEVYSEKIDDFLIRIFPIVINRFEQSEKYKTLNWGLIIHKLHSGYKGASPKTKEWVIGKIEEYNSCTKRM
- a CDS encoding TetR/AcrR family transcriptional regulator yields the protein MNCEIEGKLPRGVALSWGLVKQPQRGPKREMSIKQIVDAAVSIADKEGLSSVSMNRVAASLGFTTMSLYRYIPSKDDLLLLMQEAACDRVLPERMEGEHWRESLQKFVPAIMAVYREHSWFGDIPISGVPITPNNLRVVDWALGAMDGLRLNNNEKMSVILLLSSYARASGMLVRDIESALRAGASPGAFSGLDYSAALKQLVTPERFPNLHPVVMSGAYTGENEEDHTVLNDFDFGLERILDGIEYYLNSKSPKQEQ